GTGAAAGCCAAGGAGTACATTACCAATGAGATGACAAAGATATTTCCCCTGGGCGTGTTTAGAGATCGAAGAAAAGAAACTGAACCCCGGGAAGCAGAACGGCATGTTTTTCAAACAAAATCTCTGAAAGAATCTCTGGAAATTCCGACGGAGGAAAAAAAGAGAAATCCAAACCCGCACCCCTTGCCAGATACAAAAATCCCAAACTGATTATAGCTGGTTTCGGAGGCCAGGGTGTGCTGATGTTCGGGGTAGGACTGGCTCAGGCCGGAATGCAGGCCGGCTACCATGTATCCTGGATCCCCAGTTACGGACCTGAAATGCGCGGTGGAACAGCGAATTGTAATGTAAATCTGTCTGATGAACATATCGGTTCCCCCGTGGTGTCGCGCCCGAACGTTCTGATTGCCTTTAATTTGCCTTCTTTGGACAAGTTCGAGTCCCAGGTCCAGTCCGGCGGGCTGATCTTTTATAATCAGTCCATGATAGACCGCGATGTAAAACGGGATGATGTAGAAGCCATAGCGATCCCCGCGACAGAGATGGCTGAAAAAATTGGTGACGCTCGCATTGCCAACATGTTTGTATTGGGCGCTTATATTGAGCGAACCGGTGTGCTGGATCAGCAAACGCTTATTGATTCACTGCCGCATTTCATTAAACGTAAAAATTTGATCCCTCTGAATGAAAAGGCCATTCAGGAGGGCGGCAAATGGATGAAAAATACATTGGGTAACTAGTTTATTAAAACAAGGTTTTTTTGAAATCCCTCTCTGAACAGGGGATTTTATATATTGTGAAGAATACAGAATCATCTACATTTAAAAATAAAGTTTTCGACCGGCTGCTGCCGTTCGTACAAAAACCGGGGCGTTATACAGGGAATGAAGTAAATATGATTCGAAAATCACCGAATGCGGTGGATGTTCGGATCGCATTATTATTTCCTGATGTATACGAGGTCGGTATGTCTTATATGGGCTATCCGATTTTGTATCATATCCTGAATAAACTGGATTACGTTTATGCAGAACGCGCATTCGCTCCGTGGAATGATATGGAGAGTCTGATGCGTGAGCAGGATACCCCGCTTTTCAGTCTTGAAACGTTTACTCCATTAAAAGAGTTTGATGTTCTGGGAGTGACGTTTCAGTACGAACTGCACTATACGACTATTTTAAATTGCCTGGATTTGTCAGGGATTCCGGTTTACGCCAAGGATCGCGAGAACGATCCAATTGTGGTGGGCGGAGGATTATCCTCGTTTAATCCTGAACCCATGGCCGAGTTTATGGATGCATTTGTCATCGGTGATGGGGAAGAGGCCGTGGTTCGTTTGGCGGCCACGATTCGGCAATTCAAACAGCAGGGAAACGGGCGTCAGGCGATCTTGTCTGCTTTGTCAGAGATGTCGGGTGTGTATGTGCCTGCGTTTTTTAAAAAAGAGAAATCAGGACCCTTTGTGACCGTAAGCCCTGTGCAGCCAAATACGCCGAAAACAGTAAAAGCTCGGATTTTGGATCGGCTGGATTTTGACTATTATCCGGATGCTCCCTTGGTGCCGGTCATTCAGACCACGCACGACCGGATTTCAATCGAAATTGCCCGCGGCTGTTCACGCGGCTGCCGCTTTTGCAACGCCGGCATGCTGTATCGACCTGTCCGGGAACGGCGCACGGAAGAGCTTTTACAGCAGGCAAAACAAAATATTGCTGCCACCGGATATGATGAATTGTCTCTTGTTTCGCTCTCCACTTCGGATTATCGTCAGTTGCACGAGCTCCTTGATCTGCTGAATACGGAATTTGAGCAGAACAAAGTCAGTATTTCATTTCCATCGCTCAGGCCGGAGAGCTTTACACCGCAGGTGGCAAAATATGCGCGCGGCGTGCGCAAATCCGGAATTACCCTGGCGCCGGAAGCCGGTACTCAGCGACTGCGCAATGTGATCAACAAAGCCACTCTGGAAAGCGAGCTGCTGCGCGCCGTGGACCTGGCGTTCAGCGAGGGATGGAATCTGGTCAAACTTTACTTTATGATCGGACAGCCCACAGAGACAGATAAAGATCTGGACGGTTTGGTTGACCTGGTGCTCAAAGTACTCGCTGTCGCCAGACAGTATAAAGGCAAACGCATCAATGTCTCGGTTTCACCGTTTGTGCCCAAACCGCATACGCCGTTTCAGTGGAGCGATCAGGACTCGATGCAGGAAACGCGGCGCAAAATCGAGTTGATCTGCAGCCGGTTGCGGCAGTCTAAAATCAAACTCAGTTGGCGGGAACCGGAGACTGCTTTTATCGAAGGTGTGCTCGCGCGAGGTGACCGACGTCTTGCCGAGGTGTTGGTTCAGGTATGGAAGCAGGGAGGCAATTTGGAGGGATGGTCTGAAAACTTTTCCTTTGCCCGCTATCAACAGGCATTCGAGGCCTGCGGAATAAATCCGCATATTTATTTGCGGGATTATGACCTTGACCAGCCCCTGCCCTGGGATCATATCAGCAAAGGAATAACAAAAGCATTCCTGAAAGGGGAGTACAGAAAAGCTGTAGCCGAGCAGCAAACCCCGGATTGCCGGTTTTCGTCCTGCAAACAGTGCGGGCTGATGCAGCATCCGGAGTGCAGGCAGACTGCTGCTCAGAATATTTCGACCCCGGTTTCCCTTAACCAGACAGATTCTGTCAGGACGGTGCCGGTCTATGATGAAAAAGTGTATTACCGACTGCATTATCGCAGAGGGAGCGAGATGCGTTTTGTATCACATCTGGATATGCTGCGGCTGTTTGAGCGGGCGTTGCGCCGCGCTCAAATACCCGTCGTGTTTACAGAAGGGTATAATCCGCATCCTAAAGTAGCATTTGGTCCGCCGCTCTCGGTGGGTATGACGAGCGAGGCAGAGTATTTGGATATGCAGGTTTATACTGCACCGGATCTGGACCTACTGGCCGGATTGCAGGAACAATTACCGGCCGGATGTGAAATTATCGCATCAAAACAAGTTCAGACAAAGCCACGGGCTTTGTCTGCCATTATTAACAAAGCGCAATACCGCGCCAGAATAACAAAGCAGTATACGAAGGAAAGACTCTCAAACGGTATAGAGGACCTTTTAAATAAAGAATCTATGATTGTTCAACGGAACAGGAAAAAAAAGACACTACAGGTTGATATCAGACCCTTTATAAATCGATTAGAGCTCACGGACGATGGCTTTTCTCTGACTGCCGATATTCATCAGGGTAAAACCGTACGTATGAATGAAGTGCTGTCTCTTTTATTTCCGGAGCACGACACCCTTGTACAATCCGCCCATGTACACCGGGAGGCATTATGGATTGAATCTGACGGACACCTGTTAACCCCCTTGGATGTCATACCTTCGTTACAACTGCATGAGCAAAACATGTGAGGATTTATGAAACGAAGAATATTAATTAACGAATCATTGGGAGAGACCCGTATAGCCATTTTGGAAGACCAATCTCTGGTTGAACTTTATTACGAGTTGCCGGAAAATGAACGCATGGTCGGGGATATTTATTATGCCAAGGTTGCCAAGGTTATTCGGGGACTCCAGGCCGCTTTTATTGATATCGGGAAAAAACAGGATGCGTTTCTGCACTTTTCCGATCTGGACCCCAGATTACTGGGTTTTGATCCGCAGAGCAAAAAAGAAGAACAGTTTAAACATGTGGGCAAAACTGACCGCTCGCATTCCAATAATGATGTTCCCATTCACAAGGGACAGAAAATACTGGTGCAAATCACCAAAGAACCCATTTCTAAAAAGGGCGCCCGGGTGACAACCGATATCTCAATTGCCGGCCGTTTTCTGGTGCTGGTTCCCAACGAAGATATGGTTGGTATTTCGCGTAAAATCATGCGCCGGCGGGAACGCAGACGTCTAAAACGGGTCGGGCATGAGATTAAACCCGCCGGATTTGGACTTGTGATCCGAACTGTGGCCGAAGACCAGGATGAAGATGCGTTGCGCGCCGATTGTGAACAGTTGATCAAACGCTGGGAAAAGATGGTAAAAAATATGCAGAGCGTGCATCCGCCGGCGATTGTTCATAAAGAAATGGGAGTATTATCCAGTGTGGTGCGCGATTTGTTTACCTCCAATATCACAGAACTGATCATCGACTCGCGAAAAATGCATCGTGAAATCGTCCGCTATCTCAAGGACGTGTCGCCTCAGCTCGTGGAACGGGTTAAACTGCATCAGGAAAAAACGCCGATCTTTGATAAACACGGTATAGAAGCACAGATTAATAAAAGTCTGTCCCGCAAAGTCTGGCTGCAAAAAGGCGGCTACCTGTTCATTGATCATACTGAAGCGTTGACGGCCATTGATGTCAACAGCGGCCGCTTTCGCGGCAAGTCCAATCATGACGCCAATAGTCTGAATATCAATCTCCAGGCGGCAGATGAAATTTCAAAACAGCTGCGTTTGCGTGACATCGGCGGAATTATTATCATTGATTTTATCGATATGGTTCAGGCCGAAAACCGCCGCAAACTGGAGCAGCATTTTGGGCGCTTGTTAAAACGCGACCGCGCTCAGGTGAATATCACCAAGTTGTCGGAATTCGGCATCATTGAAATGACGCGTGAACGTGTCAGGCCCACGTTGCTGTTTTCGATCAGTGAACCCTGTCCCGCTTGTATGGGTACCGGACGTGTTATTTCCAAATCGACCATGCTGGCCAAAATCGAGCGCTGGATCAAACGTTACAGAAGCAGCGGCGGCGAACGCAGTCTGCAGATTGTGGTGCATCCGGAACTGGCCAAATATTTGACCGCCGGTTATAAAAACCCGCTTCGTAAAATAAGCTGGAAATACTGGACACGTGTCAAGGTGATCACCGATGAGAATATCAGTATGGATGATTTCCGCTTCCTTAACCGTACCGGTGAAAAGGATTTGACGGATGAATTTATGGCTTGACATTGTAGGTAAAATTCATTATTTTTATAAGCTTTATGATTCACGGGATCATGTTTCGGCATGATTGTTACTCATTGACAAAAATCGTTTTATATATCCGTTCGTTGTTTGAATGAAATGGTGTGATGACCCGTAAAAATTCGGAGAAATAATATGTACGCAATAGTCGATATCGCTGGTCAGCAATTCAAAGTACAAAAGGACGATATCATTACCACTCAACGTCTTGAGGATGAGAATGACTCGAGCGTCGAGTTTGATAAAGTGTTGTTGGTTTCCAATGACGGCGATACCCAGGTGGGAACACCTTATGTAGAGGGAGCCAAAGTAACGGCCAAGGTTGTTGATCACACCAGAGGTAAAAAAGTCGTTGTGTTCAAGAAAAAAAGAAGAAAAGGCTACAAGGTCAAACGCGGACATCGTCAGGCGCATACGCAGCTGCAGATTGAAGACATTGTAGTCTGAGTGATACAAAGAGGAGATTATTATGGCTCATAAGAAGGGTGTCGGAAGTAGTCGAAACGGACGCGACAGCAATCCCCAGATGCTCGGTGTCAAGCGTTATGGCGGACAGCAAGTGACTGCCGGCAGCATTATCGTACGTCAGCGCGGTACCCGGATTCATCCGGGTGAAAATGTTGGCCGCGGAAACGATGACACACTTTTTGCCAAAATTGACGGCAAGGTACAGTTTGAAACACGCGGCAAAAAGAAAAAATATGTCAGCGTTCTGAATTAATACGACTATTTTTTTGAAATGCATAAGCGTGATTGTTTTTATGGCAATCACGCTTTTTTTATTTAAAGGCATGCTTATGAAAATATATCAGGTTGATTCGTTCACCACGGTTCCCTTTCGCGGCAATCCTGCCGGGGTTTGTCTGTTGCAGCAGCCGGCGGAAGAGACCTGGATGCGGAATGTGGCCGCAGAAATGAACCTGTCCGAGACCGCTTTCCTGGTGCCGCGGTCAGACGGGTATGATCTTCGCTGGTTTACACCGGCTTTGGAAGTGGACCTGTGCGGCCATGCCACGCTGGCATCCGCTCATATCCTCTACGAAGAGCAGATTGTGTCGCGTGACATTCCGATCCGTTTTTTCACAAAGAGCGGTGAATTGACGGTTGTGCCCAAAGTATCCGGACTGGAAATGGATTTTCCGGCGGAACCTGTGAGCGAGATCCAGACGGCGCCGGTTCTTCTGCGCGCCCTCGGCGTTACACCGGTATACAGCGGACAAAATCGGCTGGACATACTTTTACAGTTAAAGTCTCCTCAGGACGTTGTGGATGCGAATCCGGATTTTACAGCCTTGTCGGAGATTCCGATTCGCGGTGTCATGATCACCGCCGAGGCTCTGGAACCGCGCTATGATTTTGTCTCCCGCTATTTCGCACCGGCTGAAGGCATCGACGAAGATCCGGTCACCGGCTCGGCGCACTGTGCACTCGGTCCCTTTTGGGCTGAAAAACTGCAAAAAAAAGAGTTGACCGGCTATCAGGTCTCCAAACGCGGCGGACAGGTCGGCGTGAAAGTAGAGGGAAATCGGGTTAAATTGTCAGGGCAAGCCGTTACGGTGTTTCAAGGCGAGTTAAACGCCATTCGCTGATTGTCAATAGAGTCGCTACCCGGGTCGTAAACATGTTCTTAATATCAGAATAGGGGGTACGATGAGGTGTAGTATAGGCTCGGCGTTTTTTGCCGGACCGCAGGACTGATTGAACGGACAGTTCTGTTGCAAAGGGCACTGCAGCCGTCGAATTAACGACCCTCAACAGACAGTTTTTTCTTTTTCTTCAACGTGCGCAGTGTATAAAAGAGCGCAAATGTTAAAAGAAAAGCCACGAGCCAGCCAAACCCGGATTCAAACCTGAAATTTCCGAAAAAATCGGCGCCATAGTGCGTGAACGTAAATGCGGTGATCATTGTCATAAACGTCGAGTGTTCACGTTTGAGAACACTTTTAAGGGAAAATCTCAAATCAGGTTTTTTCCATAATTTCAGGTTTGGAAAAAACGCCGGCGTGCGCTCC
The candidate division KSB1 bacterium DNA segment above includes these coding regions:
- a CDS encoding 2-oxoacid:acceptor oxidoreductase family protein, with the protein product MFGVGLAQAGMQAGYHVSWIPSYGPEMRGGTANCNVNLSDEHIGSPVVSRPNVLIAFNLPSLDKFESQVQSGGLIFYNQSMIDRDVKRDDVEAIAIPATEMAEKIGDARIANMFVLGAYIERTGVLDQQTLIDSLPHFIKRKNLIPLNEKAIQEGGKWMKNTLGN
- a CDS encoding TIGR03960 family B12-binding radical SAM protein, with protein sequence MKNTESSTFKNKVFDRLLPFVQKPGRYTGNEVNMIRKSPNAVDVRIALLFPDVYEVGMSYMGYPILYHILNKLDYVYAERAFAPWNDMESLMREQDTPLFSLETFTPLKEFDVLGVTFQYELHYTTILNCLDLSGIPVYAKDRENDPIVVGGGLSSFNPEPMAEFMDAFVIGDGEEAVVRLAATIRQFKQQGNGRQAILSALSEMSGVYVPAFFKKEKSGPFVTVSPVQPNTPKTVKARILDRLDFDYYPDAPLVPVIQTTHDRISIEIARGCSRGCRFCNAGMLYRPVRERRTEELLQQAKQNIAATGYDELSLVSLSTSDYRQLHELLDLLNTEFEQNKVSISFPSLRPESFTPQVAKYARGVRKSGITLAPEAGTQRLRNVINKATLESELLRAVDLAFSEGWNLVKLYFMIGQPTETDKDLDGLVDLVLKVLAVARQYKGKRINVSVSPFVPKPHTPFQWSDQDSMQETRRKIELICSRLRQSKIKLSWREPETAFIEGVLARGDRRLAEVLVQVWKQGGNLEGWSENFSFARYQQAFEACGINPHIYLRDYDLDQPLPWDHISKGITKAFLKGEYRKAVAEQQTPDCRFSSCKQCGLMQHPECRQTAAQNISTPVSLNQTDSVRTVPVYDEKVYYRLHYRRGSEMRFVSHLDMLRLFERALRRAQIPVVFTEGYNPHPKVAFGPPLSVGMTSEAEYLDMQVYTAPDLDLLAGLQEQLPAGCEIIASKQVQTKPRALSAIINKAQYRARITKQYTKERLSNGIEDLLNKESMIVQRNRKKKTLQVDIRPFINRLELTDDGFSLTADIHQGKTVRMNEVLSLLFPEHDTLVQSAHVHREALWIESDGHLLTPLDVIPSLQLHEQNM
- a CDS encoding Rne/Rng family ribonuclease codes for the protein MKRRILINESLGETRIAILEDQSLVELYYELPENERMVGDIYYAKVAKVIRGLQAAFIDIGKKQDAFLHFSDLDPRLLGFDPQSKKEEQFKHVGKTDRSHSNNDVPIHKGQKILVQITKEPISKKGARVTTDISIAGRFLVLVPNEDMVGISRKIMRRRERRRLKRVGHEIKPAGFGLVIRTVAEDQDEDALRADCEQLIKRWEKMVKNMQSVHPPAIVHKEMGVLSSVVRDLFTSNITELIIDSRKMHREIVRYLKDVSPQLVERVKLHQEKTPIFDKHGIEAQINKSLSRKVWLQKGGYLFIDHTEALTAIDVNSGRFRGKSNHDANSLNINLQAADEISKQLRLRDIGGIIIIDFIDMVQAENRRKLEQHFGRLLKRDRAQVNITKLSEFGIIEMTRERVRPTLLFSISEPCPACMGTGRVISKSTMLAKIERWIKRYRSSGGERSLQIVVHPELAKYLTAGYKNPLRKISWKYWTRVKVITDENISMDDFRFLNRTGEKDLTDEFMA
- the rplU gene encoding 50S ribosomal protein L21, with translation MYAIVDIAGQQFKVQKDDIITTQRLEDENDSSVEFDKVLLVSNDGDTQVGTPYVEGAKVTAKVVDHTRGKKVVVFKKKRRKGYKVKRGHRQAHTQLQIEDIVV
- the rpmA gene encoding 50S ribosomal protein L27 — encoded protein: MAHKKGVGSSRNGRDSNPQMLGVKRYGGQQVTAGSIIVRQRGTRIHPGENVGRGNDDTLFAKIDGKVQFETRGKKKKYVSVLN
- a CDS encoding PhzF family phenazine biosynthesis protein → MLMKIYQVDSFTTVPFRGNPAGVCLLQQPAEETWMRNVAAEMNLSETAFLVPRSDGYDLRWFTPALEVDLCGHATLASAHILYEEQIVSRDIPIRFFTKSGELTVVPKVSGLEMDFPAEPVSEIQTAPVLLRALGVTPVYSGQNRLDILLQLKSPQDVVDANPDFTALSEIPIRGVMITAEALEPRYDFVSRYFAPAEGIDEDPVTGSAHCALGPFWAEKLQKKELTGYQVSKRGGQVGVKVEGNRVKLSGQAVTVFQGELNAIR